In Capillimicrobium parvum, a genomic segment contains:
- the prfB gene encoding peptide chain release factor 2 — MPQPSTTRQSAAQRVAAIQEALGPLRASLDPDALAERVSSLEAEMQEPGFWDDNDRASRTSSEHSRASRRLETFRSLATDVEDLEGLVELADEDESMAAELDTQIASAEERVQALEMERLFSGRYDAGDALVTVNAGAGGTDAQDWAEMVLRMEMRWAEKRGFDVELLEVSPGEEAGIKSATFLAKGENAYGLYKAERGVHRLVRLSPFDAANRRQTSFAGLEVAPVVEDAAEVVIDDDDLQVDTYRASGAGGQHVNKTDSAVRITHRPTGIVVQCQNERSQSANRQTAMGMLRSKLAELEERKRQEEIAREKGDAQDVNFGSQIRSYVLHPYTMVKDHRTNVEAGNAQGVLDGDLDPFVRAELLREAGAT; from the coding sequence GTGCCCCAGCCATCGACCACCCGGCAGAGCGCCGCGCAGCGCGTGGCGGCGATCCAGGAGGCGCTCGGGCCGCTGCGCGCGAGCCTGGACCCCGACGCCCTCGCCGAGCGGGTCAGCTCGCTCGAGGCCGAGATGCAGGAGCCGGGCTTCTGGGACGACAACGACCGCGCGAGCCGCACCTCCAGCGAGCACTCGCGGGCCAGCCGCCGGCTGGAGACCTTCCGCTCGCTCGCGACCGACGTCGAGGATCTCGAGGGCCTCGTCGAGCTCGCCGACGAGGACGAGTCGATGGCCGCGGAGCTCGACACGCAGATCGCGTCGGCCGAGGAGCGCGTCCAGGCGCTCGAGATGGAGCGCCTGTTCTCCGGCCGCTACGACGCGGGCGACGCGCTCGTCACCGTGAACGCCGGCGCGGGCGGCACCGACGCCCAGGACTGGGCCGAGATGGTCCTGCGCATGGAGATGCGCTGGGCCGAGAAGCGGGGCTTCGACGTCGAGCTGCTCGAGGTCAGCCCGGGGGAGGAGGCCGGCATCAAGTCCGCGACGTTCCTCGCGAAGGGCGAGAACGCCTACGGCCTCTACAAGGCCGAGCGCGGCGTGCACCGGCTCGTGCGCCTCAGCCCGTTCGACGCGGCCAACCGCCGGCAGACGAGCTTCGCCGGCCTCGAGGTCGCGCCGGTCGTCGAGGACGCCGCCGAGGTCGTCATCGACGACGACGATCTCCAGGTCGACACGTACCGCGCGTCGGGCGCCGGGGGCCAGCACGTCAACAAGACGGACTCGGCGGTGCGCATCACGCACCGGCCGACCGGGATCGTCGTCCAGTGCCAGAACGAGCGCTCGCAGTCGGCGAACCGTCAGACCGCGATGGGGATGCTGCGCTCCAAGCTCGCCGAGCTCGAGGAGCGCAAGCGCCAGGAGGAGATCGCCCGCGAGAAGGGCGACGCGCAGGACGTCAACTTCGGTTCGCAGATCCGCTCCTACGTGCTGCACCCGTACACGATGGTCAAGGACCACCGCACGAACGTGGAGGCCGGCAACGCGCAGGGCGTCCTCGACGGCGACCTCGACCCGTTCGTGCGCGCCGAACTGCTGCGCGAAGCCGGCGCCACGTAG
- a CDS encoding aminotransferase class I/II-fold pyridoxal phosphate-dependent enzyme, which produces MSGPGEQPTAPYLDAVVAYGFRGSGRFHVPGHKGGAGADPGLRHALGDDALMVDVPQDIRGIDVGPSPTPYERAEALAAEAYGARRTWFLTNGATQGNHALALALAPLGAVVVAQRNAHASLVDGLVLSGGMPQFVAPAYDEELGMAHGVEPATLRAAIAGAEGPQAAFIVSPTYYGMVADVAGCAEVAHAAGIPLVVDQAWGPHFGFHPDLPAGALQQGADAVLTSTHKIVGSLTQSAMLHVAPTGRIDVDRVARAIRLVRSTSPSSLLLASLDAARRQLAVHGEALLHETLAGSRRLRDKLATVPGLAVVGAEQVGRPGVADWDPLRVVLDLRATGRTGYEVSDALRRSYDVQVELATQATVVLVLGMGQPEADLVRVGGDIEETIKRIARPPGARPTDAIRRPTTALRYEVAIAPRDAFLGASEVVAVDDAIGRISCESIAGYPPGIPALLPGERITGEVVAYLRELTAAGARLHGASDPAFGTINVLAH; this is translated from the coding sequence ATGAGCGGGCCGGGCGAGCAGCCCACCGCGCCGTACCTCGACGCGGTCGTCGCGTACGGGTTCCGCGGCTCGGGCCGCTTCCACGTGCCGGGCCACAAGGGCGGCGCGGGCGCGGACCCGGGGCTGCGCCACGCGCTCGGCGACGACGCGCTGATGGTCGACGTCCCGCAGGACATCCGCGGGATCGACGTGGGCCCGTCGCCGACGCCGTACGAGCGCGCGGAGGCGCTCGCAGCGGAGGCCTACGGGGCGCGGCGGACGTGGTTCCTGACGAACGGGGCGACGCAGGGCAACCACGCGCTGGCGCTGGCGCTGGCGCCGTTGGGCGCGGTCGTCGTCGCGCAGCGCAACGCCCACGCCTCGCTGGTGGACGGGTTGGTGCTGTCGGGCGGGATGCCGCAGTTCGTGGCGCCCGCATACGACGAGGAGCTCGGGATGGCGCACGGCGTCGAGCCCGCCACGCTGCGGGCGGCGATCGCCGGCGCCGAGGGCCCGCAGGCGGCGTTCATCGTCTCGCCGACGTACTACGGGATGGTCGCCGACGTCGCCGGATGCGCCGAGGTCGCGCACGCCGCGGGCATCCCGCTCGTCGTCGACCAGGCCTGGGGCCCGCACTTCGGCTTCCACCCGGACCTGCCCGCCGGCGCACTGCAGCAGGGCGCCGACGCCGTGCTGACGAGCACCCACAAGATCGTCGGCTCCCTCACCCAGTCGGCGATGCTGCACGTCGCCCCGACCGGCCGGATCGACGTCGACCGCGTCGCGCGCGCCATCCGGCTCGTGCGCTCGACCTCGCCGAGCTCGCTGCTGCTCGCCTCGCTGGACGCGGCGCGCCGCCAGCTCGCCGTCCACGGCGAGGCGCTGCTGCACGAGACGCTCGCCGGCAGCCGGCGCCTGCGCGACAAGCTCGCCACCGTGCCCGGCCTCGCCGTCGTCGGCGCCGAGCAGGTCGGCCGGCCGGGGGTCGCCGACTGGGACCCGCTGCGCGTCGTGCTCGACCTTCGCGCGACCGGCCGCACCGGCTACGAGGTCTCCGACGCGCTGCGCCGGAGCTACGACGTGCAGGTCGAGCTCGCCACGCAGGCGACCGTCGTCCTCGTGCTCGGCATGGGCCAGCCCGAGGCCGACCTGGTCCGGGTCGGCGGCGACATCGAGGAGACGATCAAGCGCATCGCCCGTCCGCCCGGCGCCAGGCCGACCGACGCGATCCGCCGCCCGACGACCGCCCTGCGCTACGAGGTGGCGATCGCGCCGCGCGACGCCTTCCTCGGGGCGTCGGAGGTCGTCGCGGTCGACGACGCGATCGGCCGCATCTCCTGCGAGTCGATCGCCGGCTACCCGCCGGGCATCCCCGCGCTGCTGCCCGGCGAGCGGATCACCGGCGAGGTGGTCGCGTACCTGCGCGAGCTCACCGCCGCCGGCGCCCGCCTGCACGGCGCCAGCGACCCCGCGTTCGGCACGATCAACGTGCTGGCGCACTGA
- the nadC gene encoding carboxylating nicotinate-nucleotide diphosphorylase: protein MDLRATVAQALAEDVGSGDVTTQATVPEGARARATITQKQPGVIFGLDAAEEAFRQLDPGVIFERLVAEGQWRDGGPVARIEGSARALLTGERTALNFLGRLSGVATAAAGAVRAVQGTGATVLDTRKTTPGLRALEKQAVKAGGAANHRFGLHDAILVKENHIAAAGGIAAAVDAARKAAPGLLLEVEVRDPQEIDEALAAGAPRLLLDNMTPAELRAAVAQVAGRAELEASGGVTQETLRDVAASGVDFVSLGALTHSAPTLDVSMLLETAT, encoded by the coding sequence ATGGACCTTCGCGCCACCGTGGCCCAGGCGCTGGCGGAGGACGTCGGCAGCGGCGACGTGACCACCCAGGCCACCGTCCCCGAGGGCGCCCGCGCCCGCGCCACGATCACCCAGAAGCAGCCCGGCGTCATCTTCGGCCTCGACGCGGCCGAGGAGGCGTTCCGCCAGCTCGATCCCGGTGTCATATTCGAGCGCCTCGTCGCCGAGGGCCAATGGCGCGACGGCGGACCGGTCGCGCGCATCGAGGGCTCGGCCCGCGCGCTGCTGACCGGCGAGCGCACCGCGCTGAACTTCCTCGGCCGCCTGAGCGGCGTGGCGACGGCCGCGGCCGGAGCGGTCCGCGCCGTGCAGGGCACCGGCGCGACCGTGCTCGACACCCGCAAGACGACGCCCGGCCTGCGCGCGCTCGAGAAGCAGGCGGTGAAGGCCGGCGGCGCCGCGAACCATCGCTTCGGCCTGCACGACGCAATTCTCGTCAAGGAGAACCACATCGCCGCGGCCGGCGGGATCGCCGCCGCCGTCGATGCGGCGCGCAAGGCGGCGCCCGGGCTCCTGCTCGAGGTCGAGGTCCGCGACCCCCAGGAGATCGACGAGGCGCTGGCGGCCGGGGCCCCGCGCCTGCTGCTCGACAACATGACGCCCGCCGAGCTGCGCGCCGCGGTCGCGCAGGTCGCCGGGCGCGCGGAGCTCGAGGCCAGCGGCGGCGTCACGCAGGAGACGCTGCGCGACGTCGCGGCCAGCGGCGTGGACTTCGTCTCGCTCGGCGCGCTCACGCACTCCGCGCCGACGCTCGACGTCTCCATGCTGCTCGAGACCGCCACCTGA
- a CDS encoding methyl-accepting chemotaxis protein, which translates to MPRLSIRAKLFGGYAVIIAVMAILTVISVNHLSGSADRTRTVATDTLPATRIVASLRGAQAEYRMMEYALILNASNPRVVKQIQPILRANKATLDGLVGEYAKYAATPRDKEFLSRFRAGLATYLQRSAPAAGLAADGDLQGAIGVMESQAEDGAVTALLANQALLGKWERYREQFADQQQAADHSATTSAEREILILLGVAILLAAALAFLIGRGIGRSVKDILSTLRQLRDHCTVMLRGGVQAVAEGDLTRQVEMTTPPIERIAKDELGDVARAVNEIRENIAASVDAYNDTRSGLSRMIGEVQSTANAVAGTSHEVAQTSEEAGRAVNEIATAVGEVAKGAEDQVRMVDAARTSAEETSRAADEARTVAEEGAGAAAQATEAMGAVRESTVEVTQAIRALAAKSDEIGGIVATITGISEQTNLLALNAAIEAARAGESGRGFAVVAEEVRKLAEESQQAAAAIGQLIEQVQSETDRAVHVVEAGAQRSDEGAAVVEQARASFERIAEAVRDMGGRIGDIATATTEVASVAEQSSASTQQVSASTQETSASTQQIAASAQQLSRSAEELERMVARFTIAA; encoded by the coding sequence ATGCCTCGTCTGTCGATCCGCGCCAAGCTCTTCGGGGGCTACGCGGTCATCATCGCCGTGATGGCGATCCTCACCGTCATCTCGGTGAACCATCTGTCCGGGAGCGCCGACCGCACCCGGACGGTCGCGACCGACACGTTGCCCGCGACGAGGATCGTCGCCAGCCTGCGCGGCGCGCAGGCCGAGTACCGGATGATGGAGTACGCGCTCATCCTCAACGCGTCGAACCCGAGGGTCGTCAAGCAGATCCAGCCGATCCTCAGGGCGAACAAGGCGACCCTCGACGGCCTGGTGGGCGAGTACGCGAAGTACGCCGCGACCCCGCGTGACAAGGAGTTCCTGAGCCGGTTCCGTGCCGGCCTGGCGACGTACCTGCAGCGCTCCGCCCCTGCCGCCGGCCTGGCCGCCGACGGGGACCTGCAGGGCGCCATCGGGGTCATGGAGAGCCAGGCCGAGGACGGCGCGGTGACCGCGCTGCTGGCGAACCAGGCGCTGCTCGGCAAGTGGGAGAGGTACCGCGAGCAGTTCGCCGACCAGCAGCAGGCGGCCGACCACTCCGCCACGACGTCGGCGGAGCGCGAGATCCTCATCCTGCTCGGCGTCGCGATCCTGCTCGCCGCCGCCCTCGCGTTCCTCATCGGCCGCGGCATCGGCCGCAGCGTCAAGGACATCCTCTCGACGCTGCGCCAGCTGCGCGACCACTGCACGGTGATGCTGCGAGGCGGCGTGCAGGCGGTCGCCGAGGGCGACCTGACCCGTCAGGTGGAGATGACCACGCCGCCGATCGAGCGCATCGCCAAGGACGAGCTCGGCGACGTCGCCCGGGCCGTCAACGAGATCCGCGAGAACATCGCGGCCTCGGTGGACGCCTACAACGACACCCGAAGCGGGCTGTCGCGCATGATCGGCGAGGTCCAGAGCACCGCCAACGCGGTCGCCGGCACCTCCCACGAGGTCGCCCAGACCTCCGAGGAGGCCGGCCGGGCGGTCAACGAGATCGCCACGGCCGTCGGTGAGGTCGCCAAGGGCGCCGAGGACCAGGTCCGCATGGTGGACGCCGCCCGGACCTCGGCCGAGGAGACCAGCCGCGCCGCCGACGAGGCCCGCACGGTCGCCGAGGAGGGCGCCGGGGCCGCGGCCCAGGCCACCGAGGCCATGGGCGCCGTCCGCGAGTCGACCGTCGAGGTCACCCAGGCGATCCGCGCCCTCGCCGCCAAGAGCGACGAGATCGGCGGCATCGTCGCGACGATCACCGGCATCTCGGAGCAGACGAACCTGCTCGCGCTGAACGCCGCGATCGAGGCGGCCCGCGCCGGCGAGTCCGGCCGCGGCTTCGCCGTCGTCGCCGAGGAGGTCCGCAAGCTGGCCGAGGAGTCCCAGCAGGCGGCCGCGGCGATCGGCCAGCTCATCGAGCAGGTCCAGTCCGAGACGGATCGCGCCGTGCACGTCGTCGAGGCGGGCGCGCAGCGCTCCGACGAGGGCGCCGCGGTCGTCGAGCAGGCGCGGGCCTCGTTCGAGCGCATCGCCGAGGCGGTCCGCGACATGGGCGGGCGCATCGGCGACATCGCGACCGCCACGACCGAGGTCGCCTCGGTCGCCGAGCAGTCGTCGGCCTCGACGCAGCAGGTGTCGGCGTCGACCCAGGAGACCTCGGCCTCGACGCAGCAGATCGCCGCGTCGGCGCAACAGCTGTCGCGCAGCGCCGAGGAGCTCGAGCGGATGGTGGCGCGCTTCACCATCGCCGCGTAG
- the nadA gene encoding quinolinate synthase NadA gives MSLLSLENIPALQDEVRALAAERDAVILAHNYQVPEVQDVAHYVGDSLGLSQHAAKAPESVIAFCGVHFMAETASILCPDKTVLIPDLDAGCSLADSITPEQLTAWQAKHPGAVTVMYVNTTAEIKALTDYCVTSSNAVKVVEHILREHGADTEILFGPDMFLGAYVEKQVGRPMHVWDGECHVHAGIRPSDIAEVRAAHPGADFLIHPECGCSTSVMEYVAAGDVDSEGVHMLSTGGMLKYAAEHKGSGSTAIMATEIGMLHPLQMAAPDVDFIAANERASCKFMKMITLSGLRDALRDLKYEVKVAPEIAERARLPIERMVAIS, from the coding sequence GTGAGCCTCCTGTCGCTCGAGAACATCCCCGCCCTGCAGGACGAGGTCCGCGCCCTGGCCGCCGAGCGCGACGCCGTGATCCTCGCCCACAACTACCAGGTGCCCGAGGTCCAGGACGTCGCGCACTACGTCGGCGACTCGCTCGGCCTCTCCCAGCACGCGGCGAAGGCGCCGGAGTCGGTCATCGCCTTCTGCGGCGTGCACTTCATGGCCGAGACGGCCTCGATCCTCTGTCCCGACAAGACGGTCCTGATCCCGGACCTCGACGCCGGCTGCTCCCTCGCCGACTCCATCACGCCCGAGCAGCTGACCGCCTGGCAGGCCAAGCACCCCGGCGCGGTCACCGTCATGTACGTCAACACGACCGCCGAGATCAAGGCGCTCACCGACTACTGCGTGACCTCGTCGAACGCCGTGAAGGTCGTCGAGCACATCCTGCGCGAGCACGGGGCGGACACCGAGATCCTCTTCGGGCCCGACATGTTCCTCGGCGCCTACGTCGAGAAGCAGGTCGGCCGGCCGATGCACGTGTGGGACGGCGAGTGCCACGTCCACGCCGGCATCCGCCCGTCGGACATCGCCGAGGTGCGCGCCGCCCATCCCGGCGCCGACTTCCTCATCCACCCCGAGTGCGGCTGCTCGACGTCGGTGATGGAGTACGTGGCCGCCGGCGACGTCGACTCCGAGGGCGTGCACATGCTCTCGACCGGCGGGATGCTGAAGTACGCCGCGGAGCACAAGGGCAGCGGCAGCACGGCGATCATGGCGACCGAGATCGGCATGCTGCACCCGCTCCAGATGGCCGCACCCGACGTGGACTTCATCGCCGCCAACGAGCGCGCCAGCTGCAAGTTCATGAAGATGATCACGCTCAGCGGCCTGCGCGACGCGCTGCGCGACCTCAAGTACGAGGTCAAGGTCGCTCCGGAGATCGCCGAGCGCGCGCGGCTGCCGATCGAGCGCATGGTGGCGATCAGCTGA
- a CDS encoding pyridoxal-phosphate dependent enzyme: MISLDDVRRAARRLDGVAHRTPAVRSRTLDERVGARVVLKAENLQRVGAFKFRGAYNAVAAMDPKQRARGVVTASSGNHAQALALAARLHDVPALILMPGDAPGSKVQATIGYGAEIVPFDRYAEDREELLAALAAERGMTPVHPYDDDRVMAGQGTAALELIEDAGPLDALLVCIGGGGLIAGCATAAKGLDDGTRVVGVEPEAGDDVRRSLAAGDRVRIAVPDTIADGQQIPVPGERTWPVIRERVDAVAVASDAEIVAAMRFLFERCKLVVEPSGACALAALLAGRVELDGAQRIGVTLSGGNVDAARFARLLS, translated from the coding sequence CTGATCTCGCTCGACGACGTCCGCCGGGCGGCGCGGCGCCTGGACGGCGTCGCGCACCGCACGCCGGCGGTGCGCTCGCGCACGCTCGACGAGCGCGTGGGGGCGCGGGTGGTGCTCAAGGCCGAGAACCTGCAGCGCGTCGGCGCGTTCAAGTTCCGGGGCGCCTACAACGCGGTGGCGGCGATGGACCCGAAGCAGCGGGCCCGGGGCGTGGTCACCGCGTCGTCGGGCAACCACGCGCAGGCGCTCGCGCTCGCTGCGCGGCTCCACGACGTTCCGGCGCTGATCCTCATGCCCGGGGATGCGCCCGGGTCGAAGGTGCAGGCCACGATCGGCTACGGCGCGGAGATCGTGCCGTTCGACCGCTACGCCGAGGACCGCGAGGAGCTGCTGGCCGCTCTTGCCGCCGAACGCGGGATGACGCCCGTTCACCCCTACGACGACGACCGCGTCATGGCCGGCCAGGGCACGGCGGCGCTCGAGCTCATCGAGGACGCCGGCCCGCTCGACGCCCTGCTCGTATGCATCGGCGGGGGCGGGCTGATCGCCGGGTGCGCGACCGCGGCCAAGGGCCTCGACGACGGGACTCGCGTGGTCGGCGTCGAGCCGGAGGCCGGCGACGACGTGCGCCGGTCGCTCGCTGCCGGCGACCGCGTGCGGATCGCGGTCCCCGACACGATCGCCGACGGCCAGCAGATCCCGGTCCCGGGCGAGCGCACCTGGCCGGTGATCCGCGAGCGGGTGGACGCGGTCGCCGTCGCCTCGGACGCCGAGATCGTGGCGGCGATGCGCTTCCTCTTCGAGCGCTGCAAGCTCGTCGTGGAGCCGAGCGGCGCCTGCGCGCTCGCCGCGCTGCTCGCCGGGCGCGTCGAGCTCGACGGGGCGCAGCGCATCGGCGTGACGCTGTCGGGCGGCAACGTCGACGCCGCCCGTTTCGCGCGCCTGCTCAGCTGA
- a CDS encoding ABC transporter ATP-binding protein, producing the protein MVLSLEHVDLERGGRAVLRDVTISAAAGSITALLGPSGAGKSSVLRCLVRLEEPHAGRVLVDGADVRSLDPCGLRRRVGLVAQAPVMLPGDVRANLTYAAEDLSEAQVRAALDQAELAQAFLARPAAELSGGERARVAIARALVRGPEALLFDEPTAALDPARAAAIAELIRRLAAVGLTIVVTAHDVALVQRLADRAVLLVDGAVVSAGAPAEVVAGWEAEPAWR; encoded by the coding sequence GTGGTGCTGAGCCTCGAGCACGTCGACCTGGAGCGCGGCGGTCGCGCGGTGCTCCGCGACGTGACGATCTCCGCGGCCGCCGGCTCGATCACCGCGCTGCTCGGGCCGTCGGGCGCCGGCAAGTCCAGCGTCCTGCGCTGCCTCGTGCGCCTGGAGGAGCCGCACGCGGGCCGCGTGCTCGTCGACGGCGCGGACGTGCGCAGCCTCGATCCCTGTGGCCTGCGCCGGCGCGTCGGCCTCGTCGCCCAGGCGCCGGTGATGCTCCCGGGCGACGTGCGCGCCAACCTCACGTACGCCGCCGAGGACCTCTCCGAGGCCCAGGTGCGCGCCGCGCTCGACCAGGCCGAGCTCGCCCAGGCGTTCCTCGCCCGTCCCGCGGCCGAGCTCTCCGGCGGCGAGCGCGCGCGGGTGGCGATCGCCCGGGCGCTCGTCCGCGGCCCGGAGGCGCTGCTCTTCGACGAGCCCACGGCCGCGCTGGACCCGGCTCGCGCCGCCGCCATCGCCGAGCTGATCCGCCGGCTCGCGGCGGTGGGGCTGACCATCGTCGTCACCGCACACGACGTCGCGCTCGTCCAGCGGCTCGCCGATCGCGCCGTCCTGCTCGTCGACGGCGCGGTGGTCAGCGCCGGGGCGCCCGCCGAGGTCGTCGCCGGGTGGGAGGCCGAGCCCGCGTGGCGCTAG
- a CDS encoding ABC transporter permease: MALAVSQAAVSQIAVAVGLVLAAIALSAATRMGLERELGIVALRSIVQLTAVGLLVTLVFKHIGLAAAFIVVMLGAASVTSARRVRGVRRPVLVSAVAIGAPALTALGLLLAAGAFPATPRGIIPVAGILIGGAMAAVSLAGRRLLEELQDRIDEIEARLALGAPARTALFPAVRRAVGTALVPVMDQTRNVGLVTLPGTFVGLVLGGASPGEAARVQLTVLLSLLAVELAAALLLARLVTAAAVAPGERVIAPRAPG; encoded by the coding sequence GTGGCGCTAGCCGTCAGCCAGGCCGCCGTCAGCCAGATCGCCGTGGCCGTCGGCCTCGTGCTCGCCGCGATCGCCCTCTCCGCGGCCACCCGCATGGGCCTCGAGCGCGAGCTCGGGATCGTCGCGCTGCGGTCGATCGTGCAGCTCACCGCCGTCGGCCTGCTCGTCACGCTGGTCTTCAAGCACATCGGGCTGGCCGCCGCGTTCATCGTCGTCATGCTCGGCGCCGCGAGCGTCACCTCGGCACGGCGGGTGCGGGGCGTCCGGCGGCCGGTGCTCGTGTCCGCGGTGGCGATCGGGGCGCCCGCGCTCACCGCGCTGGGGCTGCTGCTGGCCGCCGGGGCGTTTCCCGCCACCCCGCGCGGGATCATCCCGGTCGCCGGGATCCTGATCGGCGGCGCGATGGCCGCCGTCTCGCTCGCCGGCCGGCGGCTGCTCGAGGAGCTCCAGGACCGCATCGACGAGATCGAGGCGCGCCTCGCCCTGGGCGCGCCCGCGCGCACCGCGCTGTTCCCGGCCGTCCGGCGGGCGGTCGGCACGGCGCTCGTGCCGGTCATGGACCAGACCCGGAACGTCGGGCTCGTCACCTTGCCGGGAACGTTCGTCGGCCTCGTCCTCGGAGGCGCCTCGCCGGGGGAGGCCGCCCGCGTCCAGCTGACCGTGCTGCTCTCGCTGCTGGCCGTCGAGCTCGCCGCCGCGCTGCTGCTCGCGCGGCTGGTGACCGCGGCGGCCGTCGCGCCCGGCGAGCGCGTGATCGCCCCGCGCGCGCCCGGCTGA
- a CDS encoding M16 family metallopeptidase yields MAQITQEELPNGLPLYRVGLPGTRSTTILVAFDAGARTERTEENGAAHFLEHLVFKGGELFDDYRKVNETAERMGAMLNAYTSHDLVAFHITCRAERTMEALDLLTDFVGRPRIDAEELDRERGVVIQEINRSFDQPSTVAEYLIDRTAFGEHPLGRPVLGPEDHLRTFTRDAIVGFRERRWSGRRGGAFIVGNVEHVPVGPHDSGSGAVGELLGRFPDLPAPEGYDPAPTLKTERAVEQRDTNQSHLRMMYAPQVDVGDVRQRAALAIYSTLLGGSMGSRLFDEIREQRGLCYSVWSIDHSFADAPVLQLGAGLDSSKCIEAYTRMREIVAELHDDGPTEDEVARAQAYAAGRRVLAFENTNAVARYAATQRIVFDEDIDPDAAIAALDAVTFDEVREVAAAIDPQRLAVACVGPHEAGEFA; encoded by the coding sequence ATGGCGCAGATCACCCAGGAAGAGCTCCCCAACGGCCTGCCGCTGTATCGGGTGGGGCTGCCCGGCACGCGGTCGACGACCATCCTCGTGGCCTTCGACGCGGGCGCGCGCACCGAGCGCACGGAGGAGAACGGCGCGGCGCACTTCCTCGAGCACCTCGTCTTCAAGGGCGGCGAGCTCTTCGACGACTACCGCAAGGTCAACGAGACGGCGGAGCGGATGGGCGCGATGCTCAACGCCTACACGTCGCACGACCTCGTCGCCTTCCACATCACCTGCCGCGCCGAGCGCACGATGGAGGCGCTCGACCTGCTCACCGACTTCGTCGGGCGCCCCCGCATCGACGCCGAGGAGCTCGACCGCGAGCGCGGCGTCGTCATCCAGGAGATCAACCGCTCCTTCGACCAGCCCTCGACCGTCGCCGAGTACCTGATCGACCGCACCGCGTTCGGCGAGCACCCGCTGGGGCGGCCCGTGCTCGGGCCCGAGGATCACCTGCGGACGTTCACGCGCGACGCGATCGTCGGCTTCCGCGAGCGGCGCTGGTCCGGTCGCCGCGGCGGCGCGTTCATCGTCGGCAACGTCGAGCACGTCCCCGTGGGCCCACACGACAGCGGGTCGGGTGCGGTGGGCGAGCTGCTCGGCCGCTTCCCCGACCTCCCCGCGCCGGAGGGCTACGACCCCGCCCCCACGCTGAAGACCGAGCGGGCCGTCGAGCAGCGCGACACGAACCAGTCGCACCTGCGGATGATGTACGCGCCGCAGGTCGACGTGGGCGACGTGCGCCAGCGCGCGGCGCTGGCGATCTACTCGACGCTGCTGGGCGGCTCGATGGGCTCGCGGCTGTTCGACGAGATCCGCGAGCAGCGCGGGCTGTGCTACTCGGTCTGGTCGATCGACCACTCGTTCGCGGATGCGCCGGTCCTGCAGCTCGGCGCGGGCCTCGACTCGAGCAAGTGCATCGAGGCCTACACGCGAATGCGCGAGATCGTGGCCGAGCTGCACGACGACGGGCCGACGGAGGACGAGGTGGCCCGCGCCCAGGCCTATGCGGCCGGCCGCCGGGTCCTCGCCTTCGAGAACACGAACGCCGTGGCCCGCTACGCCGCCACGCAGCGGATCGTCTTCGACGAGGACATCGACCCCGACGCGGCGATCGCCGCCCTGGACGCCGTGACCTTCGACGAGGTGCGCGAGGTCGCGGCCGCGATCGATCCCCAGCGGCTGGCCGTCGCCTGTGTCGGGCCGCACGAGGCAGGCGAGTTCGCGTAG
- the ftsE gene encoding cell division ATP-binding protein FtsE, translating into MAATEQPARTIAPPPRAPRTPAVIELRNVTKRYDSGDIGLDDVTLTINRGEFVFIVGQSGSGKSTLMRLLIKELDITDGRLRVAGKDLSELGRRKVPYYRRNIGMVFQDFKLLPNRTVHDNVAYAIQVTGGRRKEIRQKVPDILRLTGLATKLHNMPDQLSGGEQQRVAIARAFVNHPPLLLADEPTGNLDPETSIGIMQLLYRINRTGTTVVVATHDVTMVDRMRRRVIELQRGRVIRDQAAARYSGNEPNTAELGAILQEHLET; encoded by the coding sequence ATGGCCGCAACCGAACAGCCAGCACGCACCATCGCGCCCCCGCCGCGGGCGCCCCGGACCCCCGCCGTCATCGAGCTGCGCAACGTCACGAAGCGCTACGACAGCGGCGACATCGGTCTCGACGACGTCACCCTGACGATCAACCGCGGGGAGTTCGTCTTCATCGTCGGGCAGTCCGGCTCGGGCAAGTCGACGCTCATGCGCCTGCTCATCAAGGAGCTCGACATCACCGACGGGCGCCTGCGCGTCGCCGGCAAGGACCTGTCGGAGCTCGGGCGCCGCAAGGTGCCGTACTACCGCCGCAACATCGGCATGGTCTTCCAGGACTTCAAGCTGCTGCCCAACCGCACGGTCCACGACAACGTCGCCTACGCGATCCAGGTGACGGGCGGCCGGCGCAAGGAGATCCGCCAGAAGGTGCCGGACATCCTGCGCCTGACGGGCCTTGCGACGAAGCTGCACAACATGCCCGACCAGCTGTCGGGCGGCGAGCAGCAGCGCGTGGCGATCGCGCGCGCGTTCGTCAACCACCCGCCGCTGCTGCTGGCCGACGAGCCGACCGGCAACCTCGATCCCGAGACGTCCATCGGGATCATGCAGCTGCTGTACCGGATCAACCGCACCGGCACCACGGTGGTCGTCGCCACGCACGACGTGACGATGGTCGACCGCATGCGCCGCCGCGTGATCGAGCTGCAGCGCGGCCGCGTCATCCGCGACCAGGCCGCCGCGCGCTACAGCGGCAACGAGCCGAACACCGCCGAGCTCGGCGCGATCCTCCAGGAGCACCTCGAGACGTGA